DNA from Spirochaetota bacterium:
CCAGCAATTCGCTATATTTCTCAGGATCCTTCTGGGCAGCGTATAGCGTCTCATTATCAACCATATTAAACTGCACATGACCAATGCCCAATTCATGCCAGGTCTTCATGTAGTCTCTCCATAACCTGAAACCCTTCTCTCCCTGCAGTTGAGCTGGAGAAAGCCTCTGGTTCAATAGTGTCGCCCTGCATGAACCAACATGATCCAATTTGCCAACAGATTTTAATACAGCAG
Protein-coding regions in this window:
- a CDS encoding glycine radical domain-containing protein; amino-acid sequence: AVLKSVGKLDHVGSCRATLLNQRLSPAQLQGEKGFRLWRDYMKTWHELGIGHVQFNMVDNETLYAAQKDPEKYSELLVRIAGYSAHFVEMNKMTQDAIIARNVQEM